The genomic segment CCTAATCATCGTAGCCCTCATGTGCTCACCCATTTTCCTCGTATGGCACGGTTTTACTATGGGTGGTTCAGTAATAGTCAGAATAGCATTTATCGTGATAGGGCTCATTCTATTGCGTTTATTCAAGCCAATTTCTAATCTTACTGGCAAGGACTACAAGATATTCTGATAGTTTCGACTATAAAGGCTACAAATTTGATCGAAGGTGGTATCACTCTGTTTAGCGTGATACCACCTTCTTTTCTGCATAAACTCGCTCTGTGACGCCTGTTGAAGCGTGACCTAACAATCTGCTTATCTCACTGATTTCAGCTCCGTGTGCTAGCGCTAAAACAGCCCAGGTGTGTCTTGATCATGGACGGCAAAAAGCCATATAGGAATTTCATGAGAAATCACCTATATGGCTCATTTCCATTATCTTATACTGATAATCGTAATCGATGAACGATTAGTACTCGTCATCATTCCACAAGAAGTCATCCTTTGAAGGATAATCAGGCCAGATGTCTTCGATGCTTTCGTAAACATCGCCTTCGTCTTCTATCTCCTGCAAATTCTCTAGAACTTCTAGAGGCGCACCAGAGCGAGTTGCGTAGTCAATCAACTCTTCTTTAGTTGCAGGCCATGGTGCATCTTCAAGCTTTGAAGCCAATTCAAGTGTCCAATACATAGCTCTATAATTTAACGTTTCTATTATTTTGGCTGCAAAAGTAATACTTTTATTTTAAATTCCAAATATTTATGGAACAAATTTACGCACAAATCAATAATTTACATTAAAATTCTGCTTATATTTGGTTTTATCGAAGAAAACTATACCGCAATCAACCAAATTAAAGGTCAAAATCGTACGATTATCTGTTACAAGTCGAAGCCATACTTTCCTATATTCTGCATCGAGATTGATGTCTGTAACTACTAAAACCGTATCATCAGACACATTCCAGAGAAACTGCTGGAAATCCTCTCTCTTTAGCAGGGAAGATGCAGAGAGTTCTACTACATTAGGATAAACAGTTCTGATGCGGAAGAGAAGACGTTTCTGTTTGGAGGCATCTTGGGGATAGGAGGAGGAGATTTCAGAATGAGTCTGACAATAGATTCTGAGAAATCCCTTTTCGTTAACCACCTTGCGCAGGAAAGAATAGGCTGTAGGTGATTGTACTCCGAATCCTCGGGTACGAGGCATCCGTAGCATACGCTGACCGAAATTAGCAAACTCCTTTTTAATTCTTTTCCTATTCATGCTACAAAGATAATAAAAATCTGCGAAATTCCAGACCGAACAGGTCTAAAATCTGTGAGCATCTGTGAAATCTGTGGGAAAAACAAAAAAGCCTCAGAAATCTTTCGAAATCCGAGGCTCTTGATAAAAGAAGGCGGCTACCTACTCTCCCGCATTGCATTGCAGTACCATCGGCGCAAGTGAGCTTAACTTCTCTGTTCGGAATGGGAAGAGGTGGAACCTCACCGCAATAACCACCTGATAATGGGTTATGACGTATTTGCACACAAGCAAACGTATAAGTAATGTTGATTGTTGAATGTTGAATTACAACTTTCAGCACCATTCAGACTGTACATACAGTTGAAACTATGAACTTTCCTAAAGAAAGTGTTCGGGCAATTAGTAATGCTCGGCTTTGACATCGCTGTCTTTACACCTGCATCCTATCAACGTCA from the Segatella copri genome contains:
- a CDS encoding DUF2795 domain-containing protein, whose amino-acid sequence is MYWTLELASKLEDAPWPATKEELIDYATRSGAPLEVLENLQEIEDEGDVYESIEDIWPDYPSKDDFLWNDDEY